A genome region from Methanobacterium subterraneum includes the following:
- a CDS encoding transposase, giving the protein MKNKKGRMELSYNMQIAVDHDSGIILASTITQDPTDHHQLTPQIEQINEILGPLPSFTKISADNGYYTKKNLQYLNENKLDGYIPNRKQAHETKNRSKKDKMFSKHNFKYNYSENVYICLNNKILNYKKTYQYEEVVMHQYYCNGCLKCSDQEKCVGKDRVRVITDYGDVLSKQMALKMESTNGKLEFAKRKEAVEWQFGNIKQNLKYIEFITRGIIQTNTEINLINTVHNIKRIHNEIHNQININNISNT; this is encoded by the coding sequence ATGAAAAATAAAAAAGGTCGAATGGAGCTTTCATATAACATGCAAATAGCAGTGGACCATGATTCAGGAATAATATTAGCAAGCACCATAACACAAGACCCTACAGACCATCACCAATTAACACCACAAATAGAACAAATAAATGAAATATTAGGACCATTACCAAGTTTTACTAAGATTAGCGCAGATAATGGGTATTATACAAAGAAAAATCTACAATATCTAAATGAAAACAAACTTGATGGTTACATACCCAACAGAAAACAAGCACATGAAACAAAAAACAGATCTAAAAAAGATAAAATGTTTTCTAAACACAATTTCAAATACAATTACTCTGAAAACGTTTATATTTGTCTAAATAATAAAATATTGAATTATAAGAAGACCTATCAATATGAAGAGGTTGTAATGCACCAATATTATTGTAATGGCTGTTTAAAATGTTCAGATCAGGAAAAATGTGTTGGTAAAGATAGGGTAAGAGTAATAACCGACTATGGGGATGTTTTATCTAAACAAATGGCCCTTAAAATGGAAAGTACGAATGGAAAGTTGGAGTTTGCTAAACGAAAAGAAGCCGTTGAATGGCAATTTGGAAACATAAAACAAAATTTAAAATACATAGAATTCATAACACGCGGCATAATACAAACAAACACAGAAATAAACCTAATAAACACCGTACACAATATTAAAAGAATTCATAACGAAATACATAATCAAATCAACATAAATAACATTTCAAACACATAA
- a CDS encoding transposase: MALREDRIGQTWLVPRRVTDFIPENHVCYFITNLVEELDFKTIGRKYRHTRGKGAYSRRMLLRIVIMAGFDGVFSSRRVTRLTEENVVYVYLSGMDKPDFRTICRLKLNAGKK; encoded by the coding sequence ATGGCTTTGAGGGAGGATCGTATTGGTCAGACTTGGTTGGTGCCCCGGCGTGTCACGGATTTTATTCCGGAGAATCATGTTTGTTATTTTATCACTAATCTGGTGGAGGAGTTGGATTTTAAAACTATCGGCCGGAAATATCGGCATACACGGGGTAAAGGTGCTTATTCTCGCCGAATGTTGCTTAGGATTGTTATAATGGCTGGATTTGATGGTGTGTTTTCTTCTAGGCGTGTTACAAGGCTTACAGAGGAAAATGTGGTTTATGTGTATCTTTCGGGGATGGATAAACCTGATTTCAGGACAATTTGTCGTTTAAAATTGAATGCAGGAAAGAAATAG
- a CDS encoding magnesium transporter produces the protein MNSKNQNKYPLETAGANMVTGVPVYNLQDSLEDVEEGLLYNSCEYCTMDYIYFTNRKNVLKGVISIKNLVKARDKTLPSSEIMVEDLVTVDPYTDQERVVYLALSNGLKAIPVVDEAGKLLGAVPYDTILQIFNHEVQSDIFNFGGIFHRVGDEYTSIHSSAIHMIRSRLPWLIIGVIGGTLAATLIAQFEELLAGFIALASFIPVMVYMSDAAGAQTEALIIRSMALDTKLNVRKYLTREILVASALALVSGAFAALLAYLTRQNLILGIIIFLALFFSIIASVTINTVAPLILRRFNYDPALATGPLATIFSDIATLAIYLAVAITLLGGT, from the coding sequence ATGAACAGCAAAAATCAAAATAAATATCCTCTGGAGACTGCCGGGGCAAATATGGTAACTGGTGTGCCGGTTTACAATCTTCAGGATAGTTTAGAAGATGTAGAAGAAGGTTTGCTCTATAACTCCTGTGAATACTGTACCATGGACTATATATATTTCACCAACCGTAAAAACGTTCTTAAAGGAGTTATATCCATTAAAAATTTAGTTAAGGCCAGGGATAAAACTTTACCCTCCAGTGAAATTATGGTGGAAGATCTGGTTACTGTTGACCCCTACACTGACCAGGAAAGAGTGGTGTACCTGGCTCTTTCCAATGGTCTTAAAGCCATACCAGTTGTGGATGAAGCAGGTAAACTACTGGGAGCAGTACCCTACGACACCATACTGCAGATATTCAACCATGAAGTGCAGAGTGATATATTCAACTTTGGAGGTATCTTCCACCGGGTGGGTGATGAGTACACCAGTATCCATTCTTCAGCTATCCACATGATACGTTCACGCCTCCCCTGGTTAATTATTGGAGTTATTGGGGGGACACTGGCTGCAACCTTGATTGCCCAGTTTGAAGAGCTTTTAGCCGGTTTTATTGCTCTGGCCAGTTTCATACCAGTGATGGTTTACATGAGTGATGCTGCCGGGGCCCAGACTGAAGCCCTGATCATCAGGAGTATGGCCCTTGACACCAAACTCAACGTGAGGAAATATTTAACCAGGGAAATACTGGTGGCCTCTGCACTGGCACTGGTTTCTGGTGCTTTTGCTGCCTTACTGGCCTATCTCACTCGCCAAAATCTTATCCTAGGAATAATCATATTCTTGGCCCTGTTTTTCAGTATTATTGCCTCGGTGACCATCAATACCGTAGCACCCCTTATTTTAAGGAGATTCAACTACGATCCAGCACTGGCCACTGGACCACTGGCCACTATCTTCAGTGATATTGCCACCCTGGCCATTTATCTGGCGGTAGCCATAACATTACTGGGCGGAACCTGA
- the rnc gene encoding ribonuclease III, with amino-acid sequence MKLLENFSIEPNDTHIYDLAFLHESYSNEQSIDECYERLEFLGDAVLDLVVSEFLYKMNPDLNEGELTRMRANFVCKQALHAYSLEWGLDEYIKLGVGAELTRREVDSVVADVFESFIGALYLDQGMVVVKDFLSKTVLPHIENGEIFFHDYKSELNQLCDQEDLVLSYVLVQEEGEPHNKKFTMAAMINGENYGNGIGGSKKEAQQKSAKVALNKLKGTD; translated from the coding sequence ATGAAATTACTGGAAAATTTCTCAATTGAACCCAATGACACCCATATTTATGACTTGGCTTTTCTCCATGAATCCTATTCCAATGAACAGAGTATAGATGAATGCTATGAGCGATTGGAATTTTTAGGGGACGCGGTTTTGGATCTAGTGGTGTCTGAATTCTTATACAAAATGAACCCTGACTTGAATGAAGGTGAACTAACACGTATGCGTGCAAATTTCGTGTGCAAACAGGCACTCCATGCATATTCTCTAGAATGGGGATTGGATGAATATATAAAACTTGGTGTGGGGGCAGAATTAACCAGAAGAGAAGTTGATTCAGTGGTTGCTGATGTTTTCGAATCCTTCATCGGAGCTCTATACCTGGATCAGGGTATGGTCGTCGTGAAGGATTTCCTCTCCAAAACAGTTCTACCTCACATTGAAAATGGAGAAATCTTCTTCCACGATTACAAATCAGAATTAAATCAGTTATGCGATCAGGAAGATCTTGTTTTAAGTTATGTGCTCGTTCAGGAGGAAGGAGAACCCCATAACAAAAAATTCACCATGGCTGCCATGATCAACGGTGAAAACTATGGAAACGGAATTGGTGGGAGTAAAAAGGAAGCACAACAAAAATCTGCAAAAGTAGCCCTGAATAAACTAAAAGGTACGGATTAA
- a CDS encoding DEAD/DEAH box helicase, translating into MLKNVLETLEKNRIFRRKVEHIETLNPRKAEYGEVEDLPEPIQKYLADSRIRLYQHQVLATQRIREGENVLITTPTASGKTLAFNLAIIEALSRDEEATALYIYPAKALANDQLSVLKHLESSCTIDFKPNIYDGDTPRDIRPWIKENSRLILTNPYMLHLILGWHHQWARFYRNLKYVVIDEAHHYRGVFGSNVAFLIRRLRRICNHYGSYPQFILSSATLANPDEFSRNLVGMDFQEVNQDTSPSGKKHFILYNPFAKWGDLSTHQETSNLFQLMVLNDMQTLCFTISRKMAELIAMWAKKELNQHNPELVDRITAYRSGYLASERRKIETGLKTGKLVGVTCTNALELGVDIGSLDGVIISGYPGTMISTWQQAGRAGRGENESLIIMVAFENALDQYLMKHPEFLFHKSHENAVIDLHNKKITNGHLLCATKELPLTLDDFQRYFDADFDSLEGLRQEGLLKETDNGLTYVGRKDPAFSISLDQISSDHFKVFHDKRLMETMDRQHAYSEAHEGAVLINQGETYIVDSFNLPQRSINVKKMDVDYHTQALKNVDVSIVKELDKRKIGNFEVYFGEVKVTQDFYKYKTMIYGKTLSTHNLELPPLKYHTRGLWFTIPGMVADSLENIFTKKDAYAGSLHGAEHALISMFPLLVLCDRFDIGGLSTNYHPETGKATIFIYDAYEGGIGLSEKAVEVMEKLVEVTRDMVKSCQCSKGCPTCIYSPKCGNDNKPLHKNGTIFLLDAILKMIKCEKMDLPTESILEHPPHITGPVKTQAIGGEGYQEFENPRNLTKKGESFYFNGNHQEALKCFQKVIEMDENNLTAWKYRGMILEHQDDHQGAIESFKKALEIHKEDDETFYYLAVSHYNNGDLDECKNTSKKLIKRRKDWDDAWCILAMSLQALGDEEEAVKAYQKALSINPLNEDAADNLNELLD; encoded by the coding sequence ATGCTTAAAAACGTCCTTGAAACCCTGGAGAAAAACCGGATCTTCCGCCGGAAAGTGGAGCACATTGAAACCCTCAATCCACGGAAGGCAGAGTATGGGGAAGTGGAAGATCTCCCTGAACCCATCCAGAAATACTTGGCAGATAGCCGCATCAGGCTTTACCAGCACCAGGTCCTGGCCACCCAGCGTATCCGGGAGGGGGAGAATGTCTTAATCACCACTCCCACTGCCTCTGGTAAGACTCTGGCCTTTAACCTGGCCATAATAGAAGCACTCTCCAGGGATGAAGAGGCCACCGCCCTATACATTTACCCGGCCAAGGCCCTGGCCAATGACCAGTTAAGTGTCCTGAAACACTTGGAATCCTCGTGCACTATTGATTTTAAACCCAACATCTATGATGGGGACACACCCCGGGATATCAGACCCTGGATCAAGGAAAACTCCCGTTTAATTCTAACCAATCCCTACATGTTACACCTCATCCTGGGATGGCACCATCAATGGGCTCGTTTCTATCGCAACCTCAAGTACGTGGTGATTGATGAGGCCCACCATTACCGGGGAGTTTTTGGATCCAACGTGGCCTTCCTCATCCGCCGTTTAAGGAGAATATGCAACCATTACGGTAGCTACCCCCAGTTCATCCTCTCATCAGCCACCCTGGCCAACCCGGATGAGTTCAGCCGTAACCTGGTGGGTATGGATTTTCAGGAAGTTAACCAGGACACTTCTCCCAGTGGAAAGAAGCATTTCATACTCTACAACCCCTTTGCCAAGTGGGGAGATCTTTCCACTCACCAGGAGACCAGTAACCTGTTCCAACTGATGGTTCTAAATGATATGCAAACACTGTGTTTCACCATCAGCCGGAAAATGGCCGAACTCATTGCCATGTGGGCGAAAAAGGAATTAAACCAGCATAACCCCGAGTTAGTTGATCGTATAACCGCTTACAGGTCGGGTTATCTGGCCAGTGAAAGGAGGAAGATCGAAACTGGTCTTAAAACCGGTAAACTGGTGGGTGTGACCTGTACCAATGCCCTGGAGTTAGGGGTGGATATTGGTAGTCTGGACGGGGTTATCATCAGTGGTTACCCTGGTACTATGATCAGTACCTGGCAGCAGGCTGGAAGGGCAGGTCGGGGTGAAAACGAATCATTAATTATAATGGTGGCCTTTGAAAACGCCCTGGATCAGTACCTGATGAAGCACCCTGAATTTTTATTCCACAAATCACATGAAAACGCAGTTATCGACCTGCACAATAAGAAAATCACCAATGGTCACCTTTTATGTGCAACCAAGGAGTTACCCTTAACTTTGGATGACTTCCAACGATACTTTGATGCTGATTTTGACTCATTGGAAGGATTACGTCAGGAGGGACTCCTTAAAGAAACTGATAATGGATTGACCTACGTGGGACGTAAGGATCCGGCTTTCAGTATCAGCCTGGACCAGATATCCAGTGATCACTTCAAGGTATTCCATGATAAACGTTTAATGGAGACCATGGACCGGCAGCATGCCTACAGTGAAGCCCATGAAGGAGCTGTCCTGATAAATCAGGGTGAAACCTATATTGTGGACTCATTCAACCTCCCCCAGAGGTCTATTAATGTGAAGAAGATGGATGTGGATTACCATACCCAGGCCCTTAAAAACGTGGATGTTTCCATTGTCAAGGAACTTGATAAGAGAAAAATAGGTAACTTCGAGGTCTATTTTGGTGAGGTTAAGGTTACCCAGGATTTCTATAAGTACAAGACCATGATCTACGGTAAAACTCTGTCCACCCATAACCTTGAATTACCACCACTTAAGTACCATACCCGTGGATTGTGGTTCACCATCCCCGGAATGGTGGCTGACAGTCTGGAGAACATTTTCACCAAGAAGGATGCCTATGCCGGGAGTCTGCACGGTGCTGAACACGCACTTATATCCATGTTCCCCTTACTGGTGCTATGTGACCGCTTCGATATAGGTGGTTTGTCCACCAACTACCATCCCGAAACTGGTAAAGCCACCATTTTTATCTATGATGCCTATGAGGGGGGTATTGGATTATCAGAGAAGGCAGTGGAGGTTATGGAGAAGCTGGTGGAGGTCACCCGGGACATGGTTAAAAGCTGCCAGTGCAGTAAAGGCTGTCCTACCTGTATTTACTCCCCTAAGTGTGGTAATGATAACAAACCATTACACAAGAATGGTACCATCTTCCTTCTGGATGCTATTTTGAAGATGATTAAGTGTGAAAAGATGGATCTGCCCACTGAATCCATCCTGGAACATCCCCCACATATTACTGGTCCGGTTAAAACCCAGGCTATCGGTGGTGAAGGTTACCAGGAATTTGAAAATCCCCGTAATCTCACTAAGAAGGGTGAATCTTTCTACTTCAACGGTAACCACCAGGAAGCCCTGAAATGTTTCCAGAAGGTCATTGAGATGGATGAGAATAATCTCACTGCCTGGAAGTATAGGGGGATGATACTTGAACATCAGGATGATCACCAGGGAGCAATAGAATCCTTTAAGAAGGCCCTTGAAATCCATAAAGAAGATGATGAAACCTTCTATTACCTGGCAGTTTCTCATTACAATAACGGTGACTTAGATGAGTGTAAAAATACTTCCAAAAAACTCATAAAAAGAAGGAAAGACTGGGATGATGCCTGGTGTATCCTGGCCATGTCCCTCCAAGCATTAGGGGATGAAGAAGAAGCAGTTAAAGCATACCAAAAGGCGTTAAGCATCAATCCCTTGAATGAGGATGCTGCAGATAATTTGAATGAACTTTTAGATTGA
- a CDS encoding DUF1697 domain-containing protein has product MISSRNILFETSSKNRGEMEEIIEKSLTHSLGIASTAIIYSKEYLKDIIKENPFKNIEDNPQYKLNITF; this is encoded by the coding sequence GTGATATCCAGTAGAAACATCCTTTTTGAAACCAGTTCCAAAAATAGGGGAGAAATGGAAGAAATCATAGAAAAATCACTCACCCATAGTCTGGGTATTGCCAGCACAGCCATCATTTACAGCAAAGAATATCTAAAAGATATAATCAAGGAAAATCCCTTTAAAAACATTGAAGATAACCCTCAATATAAACTGAATATTACCTTTTAA
- a CDS encoding DUF488 domain-containing protein codes for MTSKVFTIGHSNHPFSRFIELIQKQGVQMVVDVRTRPYSKFTPYYSKKPLEEGLKEYHLEYVYLGKKMGGKPDDPRFYHDGELLYHLIEDDAKYQEGLKQLLELAGDNQVVVMCSEEDPFHCHRHHLICQSLLKHGFSITHIRGNGDLEKVRSDYQARLF; via the coding sequence ATGACCAGTAAAGTATTCACCATTGGCCACAGCAATCACCCATTCAGCCGTTTCATTGAGTTAATCCAGAAACAGGGGGTCCAGATGGTGGTGGATGTTCGCACCCGGCCCTACAGTAAATTCACGCCTTACTACAGTAAAAAGCCATTGGAAGAAGGACTGAAAGAATACCACTTGGAGTACGTTTATCTGGGGAAAAAGATGGGTGGCAAACCCGATGATCCCCGATTCTACCATGATGGGGAACTCCTCTACCACCTCATAGAGGATGATGCTAAGTACCAGGAAGGACTAAAACAGTTACTGGAGCTAGCCGGGGATAATCAAGTGGTTGTAATGTGCAGTGAGGAAGATCCCTTCCACTGTCACCGCCATCACCTCATCTGTCAATCACTCTTAAAACATGGGTTCAGTATCACCCATATAAGGGGTAATGGTGATCTGGAGAAGGTTAGAAGTGATTATCAGGCCCGGTTATTTTAA
- a CDS encoding ATP-binding protein, whose product MNFSRILKKGQGLQVEFTDFMSENGFKTISAFSNSEGGTLFCGVSDAGEIVGFDCNDQLLRTITHKIMDKMGIHPTFSCFDWDDKEILMIIVKKSPNPISYNGRYYKRANSITTPIPGDELKDFFLQGSNWDGLTNDYSVDEIDEESVGRFIRRAVNKGRLVADDTEDISEILLKLNLLVDGKLTNAALILFGKDPQKYFTNALVRVLRFKDEVNVSDRRIKGNLFRQAEEAEEAIKNSINVKLEIKGKLTRDEIWDYPLEAIREALINSIVHRDYFKYSIQSQIKIFDDHIWFFNPGELFGGITIEKLKNTHPSSTRNPLISEMFFKAGLVEVHGSGIQRMIQSLKGAGLPEPDFKEEFAGFSVYMKKNVFDKEYLKSLGLNNSQIQAIAYIQDHGSLTMSDFLRISHGINERTLRRYLADLVDKKLIRAIGEKKGRRYELF is encoded by the coding sequence ATGAATTTTTCCAGAATCCTAAAAAAAGGCCAAGGACTACAAGTAGAGTTTACAGATTTCATGAGTGAAAACGGATTCAAGACCATATCTGCTTTTTCCAACAGTGAAGGAGGCACATTATTCTGTGGTGTCTCTGATGCCGGTGAAATTGTTGGATTCGATTGCAACGATCAATTGTTGCGGACCATCACCCATAAAATAATGGATAAAATGGGAATTCATCCCACTTTTTCCTGTTTTGACTGGGATGATAAGGAAATTTTAATGATCATTGTTAAAAAAAGTCCCAATCCCATTTCATACAATGGAAGATATTATAAAAGGGCGAACAGTATAACTACTCCCATACCAGGGGATGAATTAAAGGATTTCTTTTTACAGGGGAGTAACTGGGATGGTCTGACCAATGATTACAGCGTGGATGAAATAGATGAAGAATCAGTAGGCAGATTCATAAGAAGAGCTGTAAATAAAGGCAGATTAGTTGCAGATGATACAGAAGATATATCGGAAATACTCCTTAAACTGAACCTCTTAGTGGATGGTAAGCTCACCAATGCAGCACTTATTCTTTTTGGTAAGGATCCTCAGAAATATTTCACCAATGCCCTGGTAAGGGTGTTACGATTCAAGGATGAGGTTAATGTTTCGGATAGACGAATCAAGGGTAACCTGTTCAGGCAGGCTGAAGAAGCTGAAGAGGCCATAAAAAATTCCATAAATGTGAAATTGGAGATAAAGGGTAAATTAACCCGGGATGAAATTTGGGATTATCCTCTGGAAGCCATACGTGAAGCTCTCATAAACTCCATAGTTCACAGGGACTATTTTAAATACTCAATTCAAAGTCAAATCAAGATATTTGATGATCATATCTGGTTCTTTAATCCTGGGGAACTATTTGGGGGAATAACCATTGAAAAACTTAAAAACACCCATCCTTCCTCAACTCGAAATCCTTTAATCTCAGAAATGTTTTTCAAGGCAGGCCTGGTTGAAGTTCACGGATCCGGGATTCAGCGGATGATTCAATCTTTAAAGGGCGCAGGGCTTCCTGAACCTGACTTTAAAGAAGAGTTCGCTGGTTTTTCAGTTTACATGAAGAAAAACGTTTTTGATAAAGAATATTTAAAGAGTTTGGGCTTGAATAACAGTCAAATCCAGGCAATAGCTTATATCCAGGATCATGGTTCATTAACCATGTCTGACTTCCTGCGTATTTCCCATGGCATAAACGAAAGGACACTCCGAAGGTATTTGGCTGATTTAGTGGATAAAAAACTTATCAGGGCTATTGGGGAGAAGAAGGGAAGGAGATATGAACTTTTCTGA
- a CDS encoding MBL fold metallo-hydrolase: MQEGFFLRVTDEVYALDSTQGNYTYLITGEKNILVDTGRHGQGKGILKDLKAIGIKPDDVQHILVTHHDVDHVGSLASLEKSTGAKVWASEKDIPYICGIKGRPGIKWLISVLMPLKKPEKITPYPEDQRIGDIEIIPTPGHTPGHVALLYKDVLMVGDLIKTSRGKIAPMSSFMNWDDEIIKESIHKINNYNFRWICPAHGEPLMTQEIRI, from the coding sequence ATGCAGGAGGGATTTTTTCTGCGAGTAACTGATGAAGTTTATGCACTGGATTCAACCCAGGGAAACTACACCTACCTGATCACTGGTGAAAAAAACATCTTAGTTGACACCGGGCGTCATGGGCAGGGTAAAGGTATTTTAAAGGATTTGAAAGCCATCGGTATTAAACCAGATGATGTTCAACATATCCTAGTAACCCACCACGATGTGGATCATGTGGGAAGTCTTGCTTCCCTGGAAAAGTCCACTGGCGCTAAAGTCTGGGCCTCTGAAAAAGATATCCCCTATATATGTGGAATAAAGGGTCGTCCTGGAATCAAATGGCTAATATCGGTACTCATGCCCCTTAAAAAACCTGAAAAAATAACTCCCTACCCTGAAGACCAAAGAATTGGTGACATTGAAATCATTCCCACCCCTGGACATACACCAGGACATGTTGCCCTGCTTTATAAGGATGTTTTAATGGTTGGTGATTTAATAAAAACGTCCAGAGGTAAAATAGCTCCCATGAGCTCATTTATGAACTGGGATGATGAGATAATAAAAGAATCAATCCACAAAATTAATAATTACAATTTTAGATGGATCTGCCCAGCGCATGGAGAACCGTTAATGACTCAAGAAATACGGATTTAA
- a CDS encoding MFS transporter, with product MGYLICSKCKSYHELQSGESPRDLRDHCPCGGKLRYVENLDIVDPRWMQIIIPPKRTKGEVLREKIEVFSLENLKTRLNDFWNKCRYRLQSTQNWDNHTYYDTGMNPLNAIKNELNLGNIRWTLVIPVIMAITLILTFVPGILTLLTFVLLVALGYTFNNQIIGAKNALIAGAISFLLGSLFSGSFLLLIPYTLLGVINGAVCGWIGGYLRNIRSQRRI from the coding sequence ATGGGTTATCTGATTTGCAGTAAATGTAAAAGTTACCATGAACTTCAATCTGGCGAGTCCCCCCGAGATTTAAGGGACCACTGCCCCTGCGGTGGTAAACTGAGATATGTGGAAAATTTGGACATTGTTGATCCCCGCTGGATGCAAATCATCATCCCCCCGAAAAGGACAAAAGGTGAGGTTTTAAGAGAAAAGATAGAGGTATTTTCTCTGGAGAATTTGAAGACTCGCCTGAATGATTTCTGGAATAAATGCAGGTACCGGTTGCAGAGTACCCAGAACTGGGATAACCACACTTATTATGATACGGGTATGAACCCCTTAAATGCTATTAAAAATGAGCTTAATTTAGGTAACATTCGCTGGACCTTAGTTATACCGGTAATAATGGCCATAACCCTTATATTAACATTTGTACCGGGTATTTTAACCCTGTTAACTTTTGTATTGTTAGTAGCCTTGGGTTACACCTTCAATAACCAGATTATTGGAGCTAAAAATGCATTAATAGCCGGAGCAATTTCTTTCTTATTGGGAAGTCTTTTTTCAGGTTCATTTCTACTTCTAATACCTTATACTCTGTTAGGAGTCATTAATGGTGCTGTTTGCGGATGGATTGGTGGATACCTTAGAAATATTAGGTCTCAAAGACGGATTTAA